The sequence below is a genomic window from Photobacterium atrarenae.
GTGCCAAGCAGCTGTTGTTTGATGCCCAGCAGATTGAGCTGGGGTTTTACGATCAGCACTTGGTCAGCGGGGAGATCAATGTTGCCGCCAGCCAGACCGTGGCTGAACATCTGTTGCCGGAACTTATCAGTATTATTGATAAAGACTTTCCTGAACTGCGGATCCAGTTGATGGTTAGTAATGCCCAAAAGGTGATTAACCGGGTCCGTAACTTTGAGTGCGACCTGGGGATCATCGAGGGCCGATGTGACGATAGCCGCCTGGTGCAGGAGGTCTGGTGTCATGACCACCTGGTGATCATTGCCGCCCCGCATCACCCTTATGCCAAGATGGAAACCGTTAGTCTGGCGCAACTGGAGCAGGCCAAGTGGGTGCTGCGGGAGCAGGGCGCCGGAACCCGCAAGAGTTTTGAGAGCGCACTGCACGGGGTGATTGATGATCTGGATGTCTGGCGTGAGTACGAGCATATCTCTGTCCTGCGCAGCCTGGTGAAAAATGGCCCGTACCTGAGCTGCCTGCCATATTTGGACGTAG
It includes:
- a CDS encoding LysR substrate-binding domain-containing protein — encoded protein: MRYSLKQLAVFDEVARTRSVSKAAENLAITQSAASMALSQLERLLGRPLFERQGKQMTMTYWGAWLRPRAKQLLFDAQQIELGFYDQHLVSGEINVAASQTVAEHLLPELISIIDKDFPELRIQLMVSNAQKVINRVRNFECDLGIIEGRCDDSRLVQEVWCHDHLVIIAAPHHPYAKMETVSLAQLEQAKWVLREQGAGTRKSFESALHGVIDDLDVWREYEHISVLRSLVKNGPYLSCLPYLDVVQHIERGELAALKVPELNMQRTLSFIWRADSIENPLRDCIRREAVRMMKDRKMEM